One stretch of Alcaligenes faecalis DNA includes these proteins:
- a CDS encoding phosphocholine-specific phospholipase C has product MTSRRTFLRNMTGASLAAGSLGAFPPSIRKALAIPANNKTGTIKDVEHIVVLMQENRSFDHYFGTMKGVRGFGDRFTIPLPNHRNVWQQNVSSTETVLPYHLDATKGNAQRVNGTPHSWSDGQAAWDHGRMDFWPKHKNRHSMGYYREAEVPFQFAMANAFTICDAYHCSMHTGTNSNRMFLWTGTNGPTGTGECTVNNAWDSLWPSLFGGYTWKTYPERLEEAGISWKVYQNLPDNFTDNSLAGFLQYRIANEQSGKPTNTPYEPSDDIGNPLYKGIANTMPDGGFLEQIRKDVQAGTLPQISWVVAPANYSEHPGPSSPVQGGWYTQELLDALTANPEVWSKTVLLVNFDENDGFFDHVPSPSAPSIDPVTGKPAGKTSLSKEELAFEYYNYPSPQGLAGQPPQDGKAFGPGVRVPMYVISPWSRGGWVNSQVFDHTSVIRFMEERFGVMEPNISPYRRAVCGDLTSAFNFASPNDEPLPMLNGRRSRQDADAIRSAQERLAQVPQPVDNQRIPVQQTGVRPSRALPYELHVSARCDSEKGVQLLFSNTGKAAAVFHVYDKLNLDRIPRRYMVAPDQILDDVWDVQANNLGHYDLWVLGPNGFHRHFRGDVSVLSQPEAARPEIRVCYEVTKGDVYLEMMNGGQSACTFTIQSMAYREDGPWEVTVEPGQQSKQSWALKSSGHWYDFVVRSNSDPSYYRRFAGRVEFGEHGVSDPALGIPAYL; this is encoded by the coding sequence ATGACTTCACGCCGCACATTCCTACGCAATATGACTGGTGCCAGCCTGGCGGCCGGTTCCCTAGGCGCTTTCCCTCCCAGCATTCGCAAGGCACTGGCCATTCCTGCGAACAACAAGACCGGCACCATCAAGGACGTAGAGCACATTGTGGTTCTGATGCAAGAGAACCGCTCCTTTGACCACTACTTTGGCACCATGAAAGGTGTGCGAGGTTTTGGCGACCGTTTTACCATTCCTCTGCCCAACCACCGCAATGTCTGGCAGCAAAATGTCAGCTCAACCGAAACTGTCCTGCCTTATCACCTGGACGCCACCAAAGGCAATGCTCAACGTGTTAACGGCACCCCCCACTCTTGGTCCGATGGTCAAGCGGCCTGGGACCACGGTCGCATGGACTTCTGGCCCAAGCACAAGAACCGTCACTCCATGGGGTACTACCGCGAAGCCGAAGTGCCTTTCCAATTCGCGATGGCTAACGCCTTCACCATCTGCGATGCCTATCATTGCTCAATGCACACCGGCACAAACTCCAACCGCATGTTCCTGTGGACCGGCACAAACGGTCCAACCGGCACAGGCGAGTGTACAGTCAACAATGCATGGGACAGCCTGTGGCCCTCACTCTTTGGCGGCTACACCTGGAAAACCTATCCCGAACGCCTGGAAGAAGCCGGAATCAGCTGGAAGGTGTATCAGAACCTGCCCGACAACTTCACAGACAACTCGCTAGCCGGTTTCTTGCAGTACCGTATTGCCAACGAGCAATCCGGCAAGCCAACCAATACGCCTTATGAGCCCTCGGACGACATTGGCAATCCGCTCTACAAAGGCATTGCTAACACCATGCCCGACGGCGGTTTTCTGGAGCAAATCCGCAAAGATGTACAGGCAGGTACCTTGCCACAGATCTCCTGGGTCGTGGCCCCTGCCAACTACTCCGAACACCCAGGCCCATCAAGCCCGGTACAAGGCGGCTGGTACACCCAGGAGTTGCTTGATGCTCTGACCGCCAACCCTGAGGTCTGGAGCAAAACTGTTCTGCTGGTCAACTTTGACGAAAACGACGGCTTCTTTGACCATGTACCCTCACCTTCAGCTCCCTCAATTGATCCGGTCACTGGCAAGCCCGCCGGCAAGACAAGCTTGAGCAAAGAAGAACTGGCCTTCGAATATTACAACTACCCCAGCCCACAAGGTCTGGCTGGCCAACCCCCGCAAGACGGCAAGGCCTTTGGCCCCGGCGTACGTGTACCTATGTACGTTATTTCCCCCTGGAGCCGTGGCGGCTGGGTGAACTCCCAAGTGTTTGACCACACTTCGGTCATCCGCTTCATGGAAGAGCGCTTTGGCGTGATGGAGCCCAACATCAGTCCGTACCGTCGTGCCGTATGCGGTGACCTGACTTCGGCCTTCAACTTCGCCAGCCCGAATGATGAGCCGCTGCCCATGTTGAATGGCCGACGCAGCCGCCAAGATGCCGATGCCATCCGCAGCGCCCAGGAACGTCTGGCCCAAGTGCCACAGCCCGTGGACAACCAGCGCATTCCCGTACAGCAAACCGGTGTGCGCCCGTCGCGTGCCCTGCCTTACGAACTGCACGTCAGCGCCCGTTGCGACAGCGAAAAAGGCGTACAACTGCTGTTCTCCAACACGGGTAAAGCCGCCGCTGTTTTCCACGTCTACGACAAGCTGAACCTGGACCGTATCCCCCGCCGCTACATGGTCGCTCCCGACCAGATTCTGGACGATGTCTGGGACGTGCAAGCGAACAATCTGGGTCACTACGACTTGTGGGTACTGGGCCCGAACGGCTTTCACCGTCACTTCCGTGGCGACGTCAGCGTGCTGAGCCAGCCCGAAGCCGCCCGCCCCGAAATTCGTGTCTGCTATGAAGTCACCAAGGGCGATGTCTATCTGGAAATGATGAACGGTGGCCAGTCTGCCTGCACCTTTACCATCCAGTCCATGGCCTACCGCGAAGACGGCCCATGGGAAGTGACCGTGGAGCCAGGCCAGCAGTCCAAACAATCCTGGGCCCTGAAGTCCAGCGGCCACTGGTACGACTTCGTGGTCCGCAGCAATAGCGACCCAAGCTACTACCGTCGCTTTGCAGGCCGAGTGGAGTTTGGCGAACACGGCGTCAGCGATCCGGCCCTGGGGATCCCTGCTTACCTGTAA